aaaaaaagttttcatgagtatttattttttattagtttttttttggtggTGTACGAGAGATTAGTGGGAATACGATGCTTTTTCTGTGTTACATATGCGGTTGAGCTTGCTTTAGTTGTTGTCTGTTTGTTTGAAACATGCAATAGGTCTCTGATTGCTTAAATCTTGGTTTTTGGGTAGAAGTTGCAGTTCAATTAAATACCTCAGTGAGAAATctgttcaaatatttttttcttattgatcCCCCTGTTTTTATTTGTAATGTGGTATAGCATAACTAGAATTGAAAGATGATTAGTATTAGTATATTTATACTTTCAGCGTTTGAACGTTTGTTGAGTTTATTTTGACATGTTTTTGTTGGTACCTTGATTCCTGAATGACCATTGCATTGATGATATTCCTTGTGTTGCTAttctcatgtatttttttttcttgtcttatAGTGAGGGAGGCTAAAAATGAAACTTCTTACGGCAGCCGTGGAGGTGGCCGAGGAGGTGGAAGAGGATTTGGACGTGGtcgtggtggtggtggcggcTTTGGCCGCGATTTTTCCAATGATGACAACTCATCAGCCCCTGCTAATCAAGGATCTTTTGAAGGGGATTCTGGGAATCACTCAGAAAGACGTGGTTATGGTGGACCTCGTGGGCCCTaccgtggtggtggtggtggtcgcGGTCGTCGTGGAGGTTTTACCAACGGTGAAGTTGGTGAAGAAGGACGCCCAAGAAGAGCATTTGAACACCACAGTGGGACTGGACGAGGGTAACATTATAACCAACTAACATTTCTTTCTTGAACTTCTGTTTCTATATATAATGATATCAATTGTTCCATTTGCAGAAATGAATTCAAACGGGATGGCTCTGGACGTGGGAACTGGGGTACACAGAATGATGACATTGCTGTGTAAGCAATTCTTtgtattcataattttaataataatgaagTTCAGatcaaaatattcataaaagAGTCTCATGTTTTCAATTGACAGTTATTGatgatttcatttatttttccttttgatgTTATTTCATAGGGTTACTGAGGAAGTGGTGTATGAAACTGAAAAGAATTTTGCTGATGAGAAGCCTGCAGGCGAGGAAGATGCACCTGAAGGAAACAAGGACTGTCCTGccaatgaaaatgaagaaaaggagCCTGAGGACAAGGTGAATGCCTCTTGTGAATGAATGATGGATCATTCAGATTAAGCTTTGATTGTCTGTTAACTGAATTTTGTTGGCTGCTTTATTTACTTGGAAGAATCTGTCAGTCTTTTTCTTGATGATGAATTGTTTAGTCTATAACATTGCTTTACATTTTGGAAAATGTATAGACTTGGGGCTTCAATTGCATTTACTATTCTTGCTCGTATGCGGCATGCTTTTAGTGGGTTATGTTTGAAATTTATATTCTCTAGGTTATTGTTCATCCTTTGCTAAATGGAATTTAAACTGTTTTGTAGGAGATGACACTGGAAGAGTATGAGAAGGTGctggaagagaaaagaaaggccCTGCAGGCACAAAAAACTGAAGTAAGAAAGGTGGACATCAAGGAGTTTGCATCCATGCAGCCACTGtctaacaagaaagaaaatgatgagATCTTTATTAAATTGGTGAGAATTTCTGGCCTCACTTTTGCCCTTAAtttgtaatcatttttatattaatttattaatgttgCCTAACgatgtttatatttctttccaGGGATCTGACAAGGATAAACGCAAAGATGCTCTAGAGAAGGAGGAGAAGTCTAAGAAGGTGTGACTTTGTgacatttttgtctttaattaCTTTGTATTAAGCTCCATGAATAACCAATTTCTTCTCCTAACGTGTGAAAAAAACCTGCCtccaatatttataatttgtaaggttattagTTGCTTCTATTCTAACCTTTTACCATTTTGGTGGCCTAACAAAcagaaatttaatttagtaaCCCCATTTCAAAACACCAAATTTGAGGTGTAAAGTCTTTTAGTACTTAATTTGGTGTTTTGTGGTATTTGGAAGATGCTGTAAAACATTTGATGATAACAGATGAcagaaagtgataaaaaaattatgcaagttAAGAAACATTAAGCTGTTCAGCTTTTCCATACTGGAAGTAACCCATTTCTCTGTATGATGACCTGGACATGCTGATTAGCCTTGATGTTTTGGATCTAATCCTAATTGTTTTTTCTTGTGATTATTGTGGTAGTTTGGTCAGTTGTTACAGTGAAGAGATTCATATGCCATTATCCAACTTtcatatttcatttttgttttgaaattaaagGTTCATAATGACAACCACACCATGTTTGGTTTTGTAGTTATGCTAGCTTGATGATTTACCCAAGTGTGTTGTATGTTGATATTGATATTGGTTCCCTCAAGACTATTATTGTCTGTCTGGATTATGTTTTTAGTCATAATTTGTTTTGTCACTTATTATGGCAAATGAAATATAAGTGATAAATGTTGTTTTGCCTTGTAGATTTAAATGAGACATTTTTCTGTGAATTATGTATGTACTGTGGTTCTTATCCACTTCATAATATAAACTGATTTTATCCTACCCCCTTCATATGATCTTGTGACCTTAGTAATCAATTATCAGAAATCAAATTCAGTGTTATGAAAAGCTTATATTTAATAACTATTTTGTTTCCATGTGCCCTGGTTCTATTGTTCATTTTCATTCCACTTGTATTagtttgtatgttttttttttcttatgacaTTTAAATTATATCCACTTGTGCTTCTTAAAAGGATTTTAACAATGAATTGTCATCCTTCACGTCTCgctctattaattttatttgcacATTTTCTGCTGGTTCTCCtaactttgttttttaaatggacTTTTCATATTCTTAGTCTGTCAACATCACTGAGTTTCTGAAGCCAGCTGAAGGGGAAAGGTACTACTCTGGTGGGCGCGGTCGGGGACGTGGCCGTGGTTCTAGAGGAGGTTACAGTGGAAATGCATACAGCAATGTTCCAGCTCCATCAATTGAGGATCCCGGGCAATTCCCAACCTTGAGTGGCAAGTGAGGTTTTCCAGAACCCTTCTGACATTTCCCTGTCcttttttgtcaattttggGTTCTCTGATTTGGACTTGAGCAGGAAAAAAACTTTGGTAGTTGGATTTCCTGAATTAGAAAGGTTATTATTTTGACTTCTATGccttaaaatgtaaatttaggTTGTTCTTCATACGTTGTAGCCTTTTCTTGTGTTTTTCTGTTACTATGGTTCGACACTCTGGGGGGGTTATATGGTGGCGGATAAGACATAAATGTTGTTGAGTTTCGTTTTATTTATAGATTGAATTCTCAGTTTTGATTTGAAATTTGGGTTATATATGCCCTTTATAATTCTAGTCAGAACAGTTATGGGTTATATATACCCTTGATATATGGAcaagttttttcttaaaaaacctGTGGTGGTATGGCACCCCATAAGGGTGCataatatgaaatttcaatGGCATTGTCGTATATGCTTTGCCGGCTTTTAAAGAAGTGAAATTTATGAAGTTGAAAATGAATCTCTTTCCAAGTTGAGCTGATGCTCTTGAAAATGAATCTCTTTCCTATTTATATGATCCAATGGCTTAATTCACTaagattaaaaaagtaaatttagtTGATAACAATAAATAGGGATGGGTAAGCAGGTCGGTCCGTCTTGTATAAGGTTCGCTCGCATAAGTCCGCATTGGCAGTGGACCGGGCTAATCCGCTCTGTTTTTTACACggatcaaataaattaatcttcTCCTGTCCTGTGGATCCCGTGGGTCAAATGAGTCCATTCGTAGgtctaattttaaaagaattttaattttaataaaaatataattcaatcaaattaagttttatatagatgtatataaaatctttataattagtcaattatattaataaaataatgtcttaacaaaagaaaatctaagcaataaatctaaaatataaaatttaaacatcttcaacaaatgatttcatatttaaaGTAGCTTGAGCCTTctctattttcatatttatgagtACAATAATAATGAATCAgtttcaacaaaaataggataaaaataaattttagaaagacAAGAGATGTACTTTGCGTGGTGGTGCGGTGAGCTCGCCTTGTTTTTTAATACAATCATGATgtcagttattttttataataaaaatatattaaaatatctttaaaaatatttatttaataattatttagtttaaatgtcaagaatttatatttttactgacttgcagatatgaaaaagataaattaaaagaaaaaaagatcgaaaaaatatcaaaaagaaaaattcttagCATGttatcatttatctttttttatcttaagcttttatttctgttatcttttatttttcttatcttatccttttttatctttatcatcttttaatttaaatattttatttttatctttaaatctttatcttatctaatatatttctttatctgttattttaaaagaaaagtttaaagtgaaatagagaaaattaaatctaatataaTTAGGTCAAGGTCacacaaatcaaatctaatGCGGGCTGCGGGTAACCCGCGGACTCCGCGGGTCAAACCTGCATAGTCCCAAGTTAAGTGGGACGgacaaaaaatatgacataatcatATACGTTTAAAAGCCGTAACCTACGCGGACCGCGGACCCTGCGGGCCAGTCCATGGACCTGGTCTATTTACCCACCTCTAACaataaatgttataaatttatttacttttaaaaaaatatcattgtcattaatgcttctctttcttttaaatGCATGTTAATATAACCTTTCTCTTATATAATTAGAGGTATTTTTAGTctacaaataattaatgcatgagGCATTATGTATTGTATAAAggaataaataagtttaaaaagttGGGTTTTTATAAATAGGAACAGAGCAAGTAACACGTTTTGCAATCTTtaaaacactaatttttttaacaccaTTTTGATCAAGTTTTATTGAGTCGCACAGTTTGGGATTTTACATGATGTTTTGGTTTAAACTAAATTAGTAGTTAAGAGTGTTGTTAGTTTTGATATTGAGGTAAACCTCATGTCACACAATTTCATTTTCCCAAAGTAGATGGATCAGGTAGAGAACAAGTTTTCAATGCACGTGGAAGCCTTTAATTCTgccattttttttatggttcTGGTCTCAACTAAACCTTAGTTTATGGGGACTTTTCCTCCTAAGAACCAATGGTTTCTTGTCACCCATTGAAACCGTGTGCGTAATATAAAATTGCTGGTTTGTAAAGAACTAAAATTCAAGTTGAAAACGAATAGTAATATATTTGCAACGTGATCTATAAGGCTCTTTAGAAGTGGAACAAGCAGTTTTTGTGTGCGTTTCTTTAGATTTGACTTAATAGGAATTACCTAAACACTTCATC
This region of Glycine max cultivar Williams 82 chromosome 7, Glycine_max_v4.0, whole genome shotgun sequence genomic DNA includes:
- the LOC100805110 gene encoding RGG repeats nuclear RNA binding protein A — its product is MATANPFDLLGDDAEDPSQLIAAEQLKAAAAAATAPPKKDQAKPGARGGAPAQLPSKPLPPSQAVREAKNETSYGSRGGGRGGGRGFGRGRGGGGGFGRDFSNDDNSSAPANQGSFEGDSGNHSERRGYGGPRGPYRGGGGGRGRRGGFTNGEVGEEGRPRRAFEHHSGTGRGNEFKRDGSGRGNWGTQNDDIAVVTEEVVYETEKNFADEKPAGEEDAPEGNKDCPANENEEKEPEDKEMTLEEYEKVLEEKRKALQAQKTEVRKVDIKEFASMQPLSNKKENDEIFIKLGSDKDKRKDALEKEEKSKKSVNITEFLKPAEGERYYSGGRGRGRGRGSRGGYSGNAYSNVPAPSIEDPGQFPTLSGK